A region from the Pseudomonas sp. KU26590 genome encodes:
- a CDS encoding sensor histidine kinase: MKCDPPLYRAAPPSLAVKPRLIRHLFVPPLIILLMIALGYVTYLYSEKNAIKALGENGQRQLELHARTVESEINKYNYLPSVLELESNVSDLLNNPSAELRSKVNDYLEGLNRRSRSRAIYVLDTTGRVLATSNWRDADSYLGEDLSFRAYYQDAIRGLPGRFYGIGSTTGEPGYYLAHGLEEKGKIIGVAVIKVRLEALEERWQRARLEAFVSDENGIIILSSDPARRLKSVRPLTAEIKERLARSLQYYWWPLNELVPLERESIADGVEKLTFPANTSVDHEHTVVSYLAQTRELADTPWHLTLLTPLEDLRREAANQGMLVAVACALVAFLLIAWNERRKVISTRLAAREALEQANNELERRITDRTADLRASNERLKGQIRERRQAEETLRQAQDELIQAGKLAAIGQMSTSIAHELNQPLAALRTLSGNTVRFLERGALDTASANLRTINDLVDRMGRITASLRAFARRGEDKGQASLSKAVDAALQLLAARLDNASLELHQQIDDVELAIDQTRLEQILVNLIGNALDAMHAQPLPTLWLEGDVFDGRYRLRVRDNGHGIDAEARKHLFEPFFTTKPGEQGLGLGLTLSASLAAAAGGTLNAEDPAEGGTMFVLVLPLVDRGAAGV, translated from the coding sequence ATGAAATGCGACCCCCCTCTCTACCGCGCCGCGCCGCCATCACTCGCCGTGAAACCCCGACTGATCCGCCATCTGTTCGTGCCGCCGCTGATCATCCTGCTGATGATTGCGCTGGGTTACGTCACGTATTTGTACAGCGAGAAGAACGCCATCAAGGCGCTGGGTGAAAACGGTCAGCGTCAGCTGGAGCTGCACGCGCGCACCGTCGAGAGCGAGATCAACAAGTACAACTACCTGCCCAGCGTGCTGGAGCTGGAATCCAATGTTTCCGACCTGCTCAACAACCCGTCTGCGGAGTTGCGCTCCAAGGTCAACGATTACCTCGAAGGCCTGAACCGGCGCAGCCGCAGTCGGGCCATCTATGTGCTGGACACCACCGGCCGGGTGCTGGCGACCAGCAACTGGCGAGACGCCGACAGTTATCTGGGTGAAGACCTGTCCTTTCGCGCTTATTATCAGGACGCGATTCGTGGTCTGCCGGGCCGCTTCTATGGCATCGGCAGCACCACCGGCGAACCGGGTTATTACCTGGCCCACGGGCTGGAAGAGAAAGGCAAGATCATCGGCGTCGCGGTGATCAAGGTCCGGCTTGAAGCCCTGGAAGAACGCTGGCAGCGCGCGCGTCTGGAAGCGTTTGTCAGCGACGAGAACGGCATCATCATCCTCTCCAGCGACCCGGCGCGACGGCTGAAATCAGTCCGCCCGCTGACCGCCGAGATCAAGGAGCGGCTGGCGCGCAGCCTGCAATATTACTGGTGGCCGCTGAACGAACTGGTGCCGCTGGAACGTGAATCGATCGCCGACGGGGTCGAGAAGTTGACCTTTCCTGCCAACACCAGCGTCGACCATGAGCACACCGTGGTGAGTTACCTGGCGCAGACCCGCGAACTGGCCGACACGCCCTGGCACCTGACCCTGCTGACGCCGCTGGAAGACCTGCGCCGTGAAGCCGCCAATCAGGGAATGCTCGTTGCCGTCGCCTGCGCACTGGTGGCGTTTCTGCTGATTGCCTGGAACGAGCGGCGCAAGGTGATTTCCACCCGCCTCGCCGCCCGTGAAGCGCTGGAGCAGGCGAACAACGAGCTGGAACGGCGCATCACCGACCGCACCGCCGACCTGCGCGCCAGCAACGAACGCCTGAAGGGCCAGATTCGTGAACGTCGCCAGGCCGAGGAAACCCTGCGTCAGGCCCAGGATGAATTGATCCAGGCCGGCAAACTCGCGGCCATCGGCCAGATGTCCACCAGCATCGCCCATGAACTGAATCAGCCACTGGCCGCACTGCGCACGTTGTCGGGCAACACCGTTCGGTTCCTCGAACGGGGCGCGCTGGACACAGCGAGTGCGAACCTGCGCACCATCAATGATCTGGTGGATCGCATGGGCCGCATCACCGCCAGCCTGCGCGCCTTCGCCCGACGTGGAGAAGACAAAGGTCAGGCGTCGCTGAGCAAGGCAGTCGACGCGGCGCTTCAATTGCTCGCGGCGCGTCTGGACAATGCGTCACTGGAGCTGCATCAGCAGATCGACGACGTTGAGTTGGCAATCGACCAAACCCGCCTTGAGCAGATTCTGGTCAACCTGATCGGCAACGCGCTGGACGCCATGCACGCACAGCCGCTGCCGACTCTGTGGCTGGAAGGTGACGTGTTCGACGGCCGCTATCGGTTGCGTGTGCGGGACAACGGCCACGGCATCGACGCCGAAGCGCGCAAGCATTTGTTTGAACCCTTCTTTACCACCAAGCCCGGCGAGCAGGGGCTCGGGTTGGGTTTGACGCTGTCCGCCAGCCTCGCCGCAGCGGCAGGCGGCACACTCAACGCTGAAGACCCGGCCGAGGGCGGCACGATGTTTGTGTTGGTGTTGCCTCTGGTTGATCGCGGGGCGGCGGGTGTATGA
- a CDS encoding amino acid ABC transporter ATP-binding protein, giving the protein MISIKNINKWYGDFQVLTDCSTEVKKGEVIVVCGPSGSGKSTLIKCVNALEPFQKGDIVVDGTSIADPKTNLPKLRSRVGMVFQHFELFPHLTITENLTIAQIKVLGRSKEEATKKGLQLLERVGLSDHAHKHPGQLSGGQQQRVAIARALAMDPVVMLFDEPTSALDPEMVNEVLDVMVQLAHEGMTMMCVTHEMGFARKVADRVIFMDKGQIVEDCEKEEFFGDVNARSERAQQFLNKILQH; this is encoded by the coding sequence ATGATTTCCATCAAAAATATCAACAAGTGGTATGGGGACTTCCAGGTGCTGACCGATTGCAGCACTGAGGTCAAAAAAGGCGAAGTGATTGTGGTCTGCGGCCCGTCGGGCTCGGGCAAGTCCACGCTGATCAAATGCGTCAACGCGCTGGAGCCGTTTCAGAAAGGCGACATCGTGGTCGATGGCACCTCGATCGCTGACCCGAAAACCAATCTGCCGAAACTGCGCTCGCGCGTCGGCATGGTGTTTCAGCATTTCGAGCTGTTTCCGCACCTGACCATCACCGAAAACCTGACCATCGCGCAGATCAAGGTGCTGGGCCGCAGCAAGGAAGAGGCCACCAAAAAAGGCCTGCAACTGCTCGAACGTGTCGGCCTGTCGGACCATGCCCACAAGCATCCGGGGCAACTGTCGGGCGGTCAGCAGCAGCGTGTGGCGATTGCCCGCGCGCTGGCGATGGACCCGGTGGTGATGCTGTTCGACGAACCAACCTCGGCGCTCGACCCGGAAATGGTCAACGAGGTGCTCGACGTGATGGTGCAACTGGCCCATGAAGGCATGACCATGATGTGCGTGACCCACGAAATGGGCTTCGCCCGCAAAGTGGCGGACCGAGTGATCTTCATGGACAAGGGCCAGATCGTCGAAGACTGCGAGAAGGAAGAGTTCTTCGGCGACGTCAACGCGCGTTCCGAGCGAGCTCAGCAGTTCCTCAACAAAATCCTGCAGCACTAA
- a CDS encoding amino acid ABC transporter permease, with product MMDFSGVIPAIPGMWNGMLMTLQLMVMGIVGGIIIGTILALMRLSSNKLASRVAGAYVNYFRSIPLLLVITWFYLAVPFVLRWITGEDTPIGAFTSCVVAFMMFEAAYFCEIVRAGVQSISRGQMGAAQALGMTYGQMMRLIILPQAFRKMTPLLLQQSIILFQDTSLVYTVGLVDFLNSARSSGDIIGRSNEFLIVAGLVYFTISFAASRLVKFMQKRLAV from the coding sequence ATAATGGACTTCTCTGGAGTGATTCCCGCTATTCCGGGCATGTGGAACGGCATGCTCATGACCCTGCAACTGATGGTCATGGGCATTGTGGGCGGCATCATCATCGGCACCATTCTGGCGCTGATGCGGTTGTCGTCCAACAAGCTGGCGTCACGTGTTGCCGGCGCCTACGTCAACTATTTCCGCTCGATCCCGCTGCTGCTGGTCATCACCTGGTTCTACCTGGCGGTGCCGTTCGTGCTGCGCTGGATCACCGGCGAAGACACGCCGATCGGCGCGTTCACCTCCTGCGTCGTGGCGTTCATGATGTTCGAGGCAGCCTACTTCTGTGAAATCGTACGGGCCGGCGTGCAGTCGATTTCCCGCGGTCAGATGGGCGCCGCTCAAGCGTTGGGCATGACCTACGGCCAGATGATGCGCCTGATCATCCTGCCCCAGGCGTTCCGCAAGATGACCCCGCTGCTGCTGCAGCAGAGCATCATCCTGTTTCAGGACACCTCGCTGGTCTACACGGTCGGTCTGGTCGACTTCCTCAACTCGGCACGCTCCAGCGGCGACATCATCGGGCGCTCCAACGAGTTCCTGATTGTCGCCGGTCTGGTGTACTTCACGATCAGTTTCGCCGCGTCGCGCCTGGTCAAGTTCATGCAAAAAAGGTTAGCCGTATGA
- a CDS encoding amino acid ABC transporter permease, whose amino-acid sequence MNYNWDWGVFFKSTGVGSETYLDWYITGLGWTIAIAVVAWIIALLLGSVLGVMRTVPNRIVSSIAAIYVEIFRNVPLLVQLFIWYFLVPDLLPENLQEWYKQDLNPTTSAFLSVVVCLGLFTAARVCEQVRTGIQALPAGQESAARAMGFKLPQIYWNVLLPQAYRIIIPPLTSEFLNVFKNSSVASLIGLMELLAQTKQTAEFSANLFEAFTLATLIYFTLNMSLMLLMRLVEKKVAVPGLISVGGK is encoded by the coding sequence ATGAATTACAACTGGGACTGGGGCGTGTTCTTCAAGTCCACGGGCGTCGGCAGCGAGACCTATCTGGACTGGTACATCACCGGGCTGGGCTGGACCATCGCCATTGCCGTCGTTGCCTGGATCATTGCGTTGCTGCTGGGCTCGGTGCTCGGTGTCATGCGCACGGTGCCAAACCGCATCGTTTCTTCAATCGCCGCGATTTACGTGGAAATTTTCCGTAACGTGCCACTGCTGGTGCAGCTGTTCATCTGGTACTTCCTGGTGCCGGATCTGCTGCCTGAAAACCTGCAGGAGTGGTACAAGCAAGACCTTAATCCGACGACCTCGGCGTTCCTGAGCGTTGTCGTGTGCCTGGGCCTGTTCACCGCCGCACGTGTCTGCGAACAGGTGCGCACCGGTATTCAGGCGCTGCCGGCAGGGCAGGAATCCGCCGCCCGCGCCATGGGTTTCAAGCTGCCGCAGATCTACTGGAACGTGCTGCTGCCCCAGGCGTACCGGATCATCATTCCGCCGCTTACTTCCGAATTCCTCAACGTCTTCAAGAACTCGTCCGTGGCGTCGCTGATCGGCCTGATGGAATTGCTCGCGCAGACCAAACAGACCGCCGAGTTTTCCGCGAACCTGTTCGAAGCCTTCACCCTGGCGACGCTGATCTACTTCACCCTGAACATGAGCCTGATGCTGCTCATGCGTCTGGTCGAGAAGAAAGTCGCAGTGCCGGGCCTGATCTCCGTGGGAGGTAAATAA
- a CDS encoding glutamate/aspartate ABC transporter substrate-binding protein, producing the protein MRIVPHLLGAAIAAALITTPVFAAELTGTLKKIKESGTITLGHRDSSIPFSYIADASGVPVGYSADIQLKIVEAIKKDLDMPDLKVKYNLVTSQTRIPLVQNGTVDVECGSTTNNAERAQQVDFSVGIFEIGTRLLSKADSSYKDFDDLKGKNVVTTAGTTSERILKSMNADKQMGMNVISAKDHGESFQMLESGRAVAFMMDDALLAGEMAKAKKPTDWAVTGTPQSYEIYGCMVRKEDPAFKKAVDDAIVATYKSGEINKIYDKWFTQPIPPKGLNLMFPMSEQLKALIANPNDKPAPDKKA; encoded by the coding sequence ATGCGCATCGTTCCCCACCTTCTGGGCGCAGCCATTGCTGCCGCTTTGATCACCACCCCTGTTTTCGCCGCCGAACTGACCGGCACTCTGAAGAAAATCAAAGAGTCCGGCACCATCACCCTCGGTCACCGCGACTCCTCCATTCCTTTTTCGTACATCGCTGATGCTTCCGGCGTGCCAGTGGGCTACTCCGCTGACATCCAGCTGAAGATCGTTGAAGCGATCAAGAAAGACCTGGACATGCCCGACCTGAAGGTCAAGTACAACCTGGTCACTTCCCAGACCCGTATCCCGCTGGTGCAGAACGGCACCGTCGACGTTGAATGCGGTTCGACCACCAACAACGCCGAGCGCGCCCAGCAAGTCGACTTCTCAGTCGGCATCTTCGAAATCGGCACCCGTCTGCTGAGCAAGGCTGACTCCTCTTACAAAGACTTCGACGACCTCAAAGGCAAGAACGTCGTGACCACGGCGGGCACCACGTCCGAGCGCATCCTCAAGTCGATGAACGCCGACAAGCAGATGGGCATGAACGTGATCTCGGCCAAGGACCACGGCGAGTCGTTCCAGATGCTGGAATCGGGCCGCGCCGTTGCCTTCATGATGGACGACGCCCTGCTCGCAGGCGAAATGGCCAAGGCCAAGAAGCCGACCGACTGGGCCGTTACCGGCACTCCTCAGTCCTACGAAATCTACGGTTGCATGGTTCGCAAGGAAGACCCTGCGTTCAAGAAAGCCGTGGACGACGCCATCGTTGCGACCTACAAATCGGGCGAGATCAACAAGATCTACGACAAGTGGTTCACCCAGCCGATTCCGCCAAAGGGCCTGAACCTGATGTTCCCGATGAGCGAACAGCTCAAAGCGCTGATCGCCAACCCGAACGACAAGCCGGCGCCGGACAAGAAGGCCTGA
- the glpD gene encoding glycerol-3-phosphate dehydrogenase: MAQSSLPTPPLSEVYDVAVIGGGINGVGIAADASGRGLSVFLCEKDDLASHTSSASSKLIHGGLRYLEHYEFRLVREALAEREVLLEKAPHIVKPMRFVLPHRPHLRPAWMIRAGLFLYDHLGKREKLAASKTIRFGADSPLNSSITKGFEYSDCWVDDARLVVLNAMAAREKGAHIHTQTRCLGAHRSGGLWHMNMERTDGSQFSIRAKALVNAAGPWVAKFIREDLKLESQYGIRLIQGSHLIVPKLYEGENAFILQNEDQRIVFAIPYLERFTIIGTTDREYSDDPGKVAITEGETDYLLKIVNDHFKKQLSRADILSTWSGVRPLCNDESDNPSAITRDYTLSLSGSAQEAPILSVFGGKLTTYRKLAESAMQQLAPFFPQMKPSWTAKASLPGGESMTTPEALAAELQQRCTWLPAEIAKRWSISYGSRSWRIVEGVQNLSEMGEHLGGGLYSREVDYLCSEEWATKAEDILWRRTKLGLFTTAEEHQKVQAYLDKVAGSMNPIDLMVVTAPLTA; the protein is encoded by the coding sequence ATGGCCCAGTCCAGTTTGCCGACCCCACCCCTGTCCGAGGTCTACGACGTTGCCGTGATCGGTGGTGGCATCAATGGTGTCGGCATTGCGGCAGACGCATCGGGCCGGGGCCTTTCGGTCTTTCTCTGCGAGAAGGACGACCTCGCCAGCCACACCTCTTCGGCCAGCAGCAAGCTGATCCACGGTGGCCTGCGTTACCTGGAACACTACGAATTCCGTCTGGTTCGCGAAGCGCTGGCCGAACGTGAGGTGCTGCTGGAAAAAGCGCCGCACATCGTCAAGCCGATGCGCTTCGTATTGCCTCATCGTCCGCACCTGCGCCCCGCGTGGATGATCCGCGCCGGGCTGTTCCTGTACGACCACCTTGGCAAACGCGAGAAGCTGGCAGCGTCGAAGACCATTCGCTTTGGCGCCGACAGCCCGCTGAACAGTTCGATCACCAAGGGCTTTGAATACTCCGATTGCTGGGTTGACGATGCACGTCTGGTCGTCCTCAACGCCATGGCCGCCCGTGAAAAAGGCGCGCACATTCATACGCAGACCCGTTGCCTGGGCGCCCATCGCAGTGGCGGGCTGTGGCACATGAACATGGAGCGCACTGACGGCAGCCAGTTTTCCATTCGCGCCAAAGCCCTGGTGAATGCGGCGGGCCCATGGGTCGCCAAGTTCATTCGTGAAGACTTGAAGCTCGAATCGCAGTACGGCATTCGCCTGATTCAGGGCAGCCACCTGATCGTGCCAAAACTGTACGAAGGCGAAAACGCGTTCATTCTGCAGAACGAAGATCAGCGCATCGTGTTCGCCATTCCGTACCTGGAACGCTTCACCATCATCGGTACGACCGACCGCGAATATTCTGACGATCCCGGCAAAGTGGCGATCACCGAAGGCGAGACCGATTACCTGCTGAAGATCGTCAACGATCACTTCAAGAAGCAACTCAGCCGCGCCGACATTCTGAGCACGTGGTCAGGTGTGCGGCCGCTGTGCAATGACGAGTCGGACAACCCGTCGGCGATCACCCGTGACTACACCCTGTCGCTGTCTGGCAGTGCCCAAGAGGCGCCGATCCTTTCGGTGTTCGGCGGCAAGCTGACCACCTACCGCAAGCTGGCGGAGTCGGCGATGCAGCAACTCGCGCCGTTCTTCCCGCAGATGAAGCCCAGCTGGACCGCAAAAGCCAGCCTGCCAGGCGGTGAAAGCATGACCACGCCTGAGGCACTGGCCGCCGAACTGCAACAGCGTTGCACCTGGCTGCCGGCAGAAATCGCCAAGCGTTGGTCCATTAGTTATGGCTCACGCAGCTGGCGCATCGTCGAGGGCGTTCAGAATCTGAGCGAAATGGGCGAGCACTTGGGCGGCGGTCTATACAGCCGCGAAGTGGATTACCTGTGCAGCGAGGAATGGGCGACCAAGGCCGAAGACATCCTGTGGCGCCGGACCAAGCTTGGCTTGTTCACCACGGCTGAAGAGCACCAGAAGGTTCAGGCGTACCTGGACAAAGTGGCTGGCAGCATGAACCCCATCGACCTGATGGTCGTCACCGCGCCCCTCACGGCCTGA
- a CDS encoding DeoR/GlpR family transcriptional regulator → MNLPPRQQQILELVRERGYVSIEEMAQLFVVTPQTIRRDINQLAEMNLLRRYHGGAAYDSSIENTAYAMRADQMRDEKQRIAEAIAAHIPDHASLFINIGTTTESIARALLNHNHLKIITNNLHVASILSGKDDFEVLLAGGNVRRDGGVVGQASVDFITQFKVDFALVGISGIDEDGSLLDFDYQEVRVSQAIIANARQVILAADSSKFGRNAMVRLGPITLIDCLVTDQTPVPALAQLLTQNKIRLEVV, encoded by the coding sequence ATGAATCTGCCACCCCGTCAACAGCAGATCCTCGAGCTGGTTCGTGAGCGCGGCTACGTCAGCATCGAGGAAATGGCGCAGCTGTTCGTCGTGACCCCGCAAACCATCCGCCGCGACATCAATCAGCTCGCGGAAATGAATCTCCTGCGTCGCTACCATGGAGGCGCGGCCTACGATTCCAGCATCGAAAACACTGCCTACGCCATGCGTGCCGATCAGATGCGCGATGAGAAGCAACGCATCGCCGAGGCCATCGCCGCGCACATCCCCGATCATGCATCGCTGTTCATCAACATCGGCACCACCACCGAATCTATCGCCCGTGCGCTGCTCAACCACAACCACTTGAAGATCATCACCAACAACCTGCACGTGGCGTCGATTCTCAGCGGCAAGGATGATTTCGAAGTGCTGTTGGCAGGCGGTAATGTGCGCCGGGATGGTGGTGTGGTCGGGCAGGCGAGCGTGGATTTCATCACCCAGTTCAAGGTCGATTTCGCGCTGGTGGGCATCAGCGGGATCGATGAGGACGGCAGCCTGTTGGATTTCGATTATCAAGAAGTGCGCGTTTCCCAGGCGATCATCGCCAACGCGCGCCAGGTGATTCTGGCGGCGGACTCCAGCAAATTCGGGCGTAACGCCATGGTGCGTCTGGGCCCGATCACGCTGATCGACTGTCTGGTGACGGACCAGACGCCTGTGCCTGCGCTGGCGCAACTGCTGACGCAGAACAAGATTCGCCTGGAAGTGGTTTAA
- the glpK gene encoding glycerol kinase GlpK — translation MTDTENKNYIIALDQGTTSSRAIIFDRDANVISSAQSEFVQHYPQPGWVEHDPMEIFATQTACMTKVLAQANLHHNQIAAIGITNQRETTVVWEKDTGRPIYNAVVWQCRRSTEICQQLKRDGLEDYIRDTTGLVIDPYFSGSKLKWILDHVEGSRERARRGELLFGTVDSWLIWKFTGGKVHVTDYTNASRTMMFNIHTLEWDQRMLDVLDVPREMLPEVKSSSEVYGHSKSGIPIAGIAGDQQSALFGQMCVEPGQAKNTYGTGCFLLMNTGKKAVKSSHGMLTTIGCGPRGEVAYALEGAVFNGGSTVQWLRDELKIVNDSMDTEYFATKVKNSNGVYLVPAFTGLGAPYWDPYARGALFGLTRGVKVDHIIRAALESIAYQTRDVLDAMQQDAGEPLKALRVDGGAVANNFLMQFQADILGTPVERPKMRETTALGAAYLAGLAIGFWSGLDELKGKAVIERKFEPQCDDAEKEKLYAGWRKAVDRTRDWEPHEEVE, via the coding sequence ATGACCGACACCGAAAATAAGAATTACATCATCGCTCTGGATCAAGGCACCACCAGCTCCCGCGCCATCATTTTTGACCGCGACGCCAACGTGATCAGCAGCGCCCAGAGCGAGTTCGTTCAGCATTACCCCCAGCCTGGCTGGGTCGAGCACGATCCGATGGAGATCTTCGCGACCCAGACCGCGTGCATGACCAAGGTGCTGGCCCAGGCCAATCTGCACCACAACCAGATCGCCGCGATCGGTATCACCAACCAGCGCGAAACCACGGTGGTCTGGGAAAAAGACACCGGCCGGCCGATCTACAACGCCGTCGTCTGGCAATGCCGCCGCAGCACCGAAATCTGCCAGCAACTCAAGCGTGACGGTCTGGAAGACTACATCCGCGACACCACCGGTCTGGTCATCGACCCATACTTTTCCGGCAGCAAACTGAAGTGGATTCTCGACCACGTTGAGGGCAGCCGCGAGCGCGCCCGCCGTGGCGAGCTGCTGTTCGGCACCGTCGATAGCTGGTTGATCTGGAAATTTACCGGCGGCAAGGTCCACGTCACCGACTACACCAACGCCTCGCGCACGATGATGTTCAACATCCACACGCTGGAGTGGGATCAGCGCATGCTCGACGTGCTCGACGTGCCCCGGGAGATGTTGCCCGAGGTCAAGTCGTCATCTGAGGTGTATGGCCACAGCAAAAGCGGCATTCCCATTGCCGGGATCGCTGGCGATCAGCAATCGGCGTTGTTCGGCCAGATGTGCGTCGAGCCGGGTCAGGCAAAGAATACCTACGGCACCGGCTGCTTCCTGCTGATGAACACGGGCAAGAAAGCCGTCAAATCCAGCCACGGCATGCTCACCACCATCGGCTGCGGTCCGCGCGGCGAGGTGGCCTATGCGCTGGAGGGCGCGGTGTTCAATGGCGGCTCCACCGTGCAGTGGCTGCGCGACGAGTTGAAAATCGTCAACGATTCGATGGACACCGAGTACTTCGCCACCAAGGTGAAGAACAGCAATGGCGTCTACCTGGTGCCAGCATTCACCGGTCTGGGCGCGCCCTACTGGGACCCCTATGCACGGGGCGCTTTGTTCGGCCTGACCCGTGGCGTGAAGGTCGATCACATCATTCGGGCCGCGCTGGAGTCCATCGCCTACCAGACCCGCGACGTGCTCGACGCCATGCAACAGGATGCCGGGGAGCCGCTCAAGGCCCTTCGCGTTGACGGCGGCGCAGTGGCGAACAACTTCCTCATGCAGTTCCAGGCCGACATTCTCGGCACGCCGGTGGAGCGCCCGAAAATGCGTGAAACCACGGCATTGGGTGCGGCCTATCTGGCGGGCCTGGCGATCGGGTTCTGGAGCGGGCTGGACGAGCTGAAGGGCAAGGCGGTCATCGAGCGCAAGTTCGAGCCGCAATGCGATGACGCCGAGAAGGAAAAACTCTACGCCGGCTGGCGCAAGGCGGTAGACCGCACGCGCGATTGGGAACCCCACGAAGAGGTCGAATAA
- the ybaK gene encoding Cys-tRNA(Pro) deacylase gives MTPALDLLKKVRAEHRVHSYEHDPKAASYGLEAAEKLDLAPAQVFKTLLASTEKGELLVAVVPVVGSLDLKALAHAAGAKKAEMADPAAAQRATGYLLGGISPLGQKKRLRTFIDESAQPFATIFVSAGRRGLEVELPAAVLAQHTSATFARIGRE, from the coding sequence ATGACCCCTGCATTGGATTTATTGAAAAAGGTTCGCGCCGAACATCGCGTCCACAGCTACGAGCACGATCCCAAAGCCGCATCGTATGGCCTGGAAGCGGCAGAAAAACTCGATCTGGCCCCCGCTCAGGTGTTCAAAACCCTGCTGGCGAGCACCGAAAAAGGCGAGCTGCTGGTGGCCGTTGTTCCCGTGGTGGGATCGCTGGACCTGAAAGCCCTGGCCCATGCCGCCGGCGCGAAGAAGGCCGAAATGGCTGACCCGGCCGCCGCCCAGCGTGCCACCGGCTATTTACTGGGCGGGATCAGCCCGCTGGGACAAAAGAAAAGGCTGCGCACCTTCATTGATGAGTCCGCTCAACCATTCGCGACGATTTTTGTCAGCGCCGGTCGACGCGGGCTTGAAGTCGAGCTGCCCGCCGCCGTACTAGCACAACACACCAGTGCGACCTTTGCCCGGATTGGCCGGGAATAA
- a CDS encoding PhzF family phenazine biosynthesis protein — protein sequence MQLEFHQVDAFTDRPFSGNPAMVYRLDAWLSDQLMQQIASEHNLSETAFLVREAPGWHIRWFTPTHEVPLCGHATLASAFVLFEKYAEKAEVIHFVGKSGPLSVSREGNRLVLDFPSMPPAEQGVTVEIERALGTEVVDVLSAAELLVVLESEQAVRDCKPDFVALARLPWPGVIVTAKADGERYDFVSRYFAPGIGVNEDPVTGSTHCSLIPYWSARLNKFSLTGYQASARGGELFCRLEGERVKIGGHATLVASGTLILG from the coding sequence ATGCAGCTTGAATTCCATCAGGTCGATGCCTTCACCGACCGCCCGTTCTCAGGCAACCCGGCCATGGTCTACCGCCTTGACGCCTGGCTTTCCGATCAATTGATGCAGCAAATTGCTTCAGAGCACAATTTGTCGGAGACCGCCTTTCTGGTCCGTGAAGCCCCGGGCTGGCACATACGCTGGTTTACCCCGACCCATGAAGTGCCGCTCTGCGGGCATGCGACCCTGGCCAGCGCCTTTGTGCTGTTCGAGAAGTACGCCGAGAAGGCCGAAGTCATTCACTTCGTCGGTAAATCCGGGCCTCTGAGTGTGAGCCGTGAAGGTAACCGGCTGGTGCTGGATTTTCCGTCGATGCCACCTGCTGAACAGGGCGTGACGGTGGAAATCGAGCGTGCCCTCGGCACGGAAGTCGTCGACGTGCTGAGTGCTGCGGAATTGCTCGTGGTACTGGAGTCCGAGCAAGCTGTGCGCGATTGCAAGCCCGACTTTGTCGCCCTCGCGCGGTTGCCCTGGCCTGGGGTGATCGTGACGGCCAAGGCTGACGGCGAACGCTACGATTTTGTCTCGCGCTACTTTGCGCCGGGCATCGGCGTCAATGAAGACCCGGTCACGGGCTCGACGCATTGCAGCCTGATTCCTTACTGGTCGGCGCGCCTGAACAAATTCAGCCTGACGGGTTATCAGGCGTCGGCGCGGGGAGGGGAGCTGTTTTGCCGGCTGGAGGGGGAGCGCGTGAAGATTGGCGGGCACGCGACGCTGGTGGCCAGCGGCACGTTGATATTGGGGTAG